The following proteins come from a genomic window of Montipora foliosa isolate CH-2021 chromosome 2, ASM3666993v2, whole genome shotgun sequence:
- the LOC137993278 gene encoding integrator complex subunit 5-like isoform X3 — translation MADGVSEESKNLKAQLHSFLSGTDESGKALSNVKKTQSAIVLLHSLPCARHAVLEQLCDVFHEAVQKYVVELERQALSGATGHPADLDPELISALKNVNEVVHRFVDNNPTAWAPLICQWSLNLLGQVVTKNNGRRGVSITMSLSEGLHKWMLFPAVQSLMDIAIHCSAKLVERGQADVCVQCLLQIAMKSSPHLDWVVAHIGSHFHEVFIPKLLSTALKEYTASQYPGSVSGDVSVMTPTMVQVLTYLSLQHSQEIRSNLLALFHESIPCSAKTAINPAEQLATLPFLLHVATLSPNLLKGTIKEFLDALSSEVLVQLVEQSKKRGELKISLVSSIVDVIKNTGEGAFNIFQFLLKNCQESSSRAGEDANASQAEVKKSFILAMELLLHRLHQSAVQRHSLLNKNRSSSLHLDSKQMESEFLKEMACHSKYLCKEILMSNGNDRSPNIFRLLIIIAVHSGQTLAAGILNQVMINSRNPNKLEVFVQMYKELELYYPHILDDVVKSCLSSVKSPAGSSLAQLLGLLSNFHHLMSSEKESEQLFRSNLSSSLQKHHIVFVNLLAHSSLEVSLKTLNLIMSMHKPMPDKVSTLMKLCSNCVVLFYKLLHTLANQHGYRKTVETVKRIKLCRKFFLLLCEDERCRLYLLRLLVEGILQKEHVHLFGGISSGEQGKLETGLTGIKVSLLERNSNPHISSHLPLTPSSVFFSGIVGDIEKSNRAKTPDRIELQSWLQTSQLFTDMVFTLCCISDQGDSDNTSATLHHKYVDSLALLLMEIVCPDVIPITFDWPDEDSLKFTIERDLRIRKTFDENPILWALISIVAGGVSSLSKCSTLMSSLLATVMSNWEVYRGTSVDQSSLHFEVNCFITDIMTKASWLPPPLSRVGAVFGLLEPKEIFTLLSTMWRVLKEFPPPSSAMTPEATRQRWQHGAAFKTQKEVVKAIFVNNIEKLGHHYARVFDESW, via the exons AATTTGAAGGCACAGTTGCACTCATTTTTAAGTGGAACAGATGAGTCAGGGAAAGCGCTGTCAAATGTGAAGAAGACCCAAAGTGCGATTGTGTTGCTTCATTCCCTTCCTTGTGCAAGGCATGCTGTGTTAGAGCAACTATGTGATGTGTTTCATGAAGCAGTTCAGAAATATGTTGTTGAGTTAGAACGGCAAGCATTATCTG GTGCCACAGGACATCCAGCTGATTTGGATCCCGAGTTAATATCAGCCCTTAAAAATGTCAATGAAGTAGTTCACAGATTTGTTGACAATAATCCTACTGCCTGGGCTCCACTTATTTGCCAG TGGTCTTTAAATCTTCTTGGACAAGTTGTTACAAAAAATAATGGGAGAAGAG GTGTCAGCATTACTATGTCACTCAGTGAAGGGCTTCATAAATGGATGTTGTTTCCTGCTGTTCAGAGCTTAATGGATATTGCAATCCACTGCAGTGCAAAACT GGTTGAGCGTGGCCAGGCTGATGTTTGTGTGCAGTGTCTCCTTCAAATAGCAATGAAGAGCTCTCCTCATCTTGACTGGGTTGTTGCTCACATTGG ATCTCATTTTCATGAAGTTTTTATTCCCAAGCTACTGTCCACAGCCCTTAAGGAGTACACAGCAAGCCAGTACCCCGGGAGTGTCAGTGGCGATGTCTCTGTTATGACTCCTACCATGGTGCAAGTCTTGACCTACCTTTCCCTTCAGCATTCCCAAGAAATCAGGAGCAACCTCCTTGCTTTATTTCAT GAAAGTATTCCCTGCTCTGCAAAGACTGCTATTAATCCAGCTGAGCAGCTAGCTACTCTTCCATTTCTTCTGCATGTTGCTACCTTATCACCAAATTTACTAAAGGGGACTATAAAAGAGTTTCTTGATGCCT TGTCTTCAGAAGTTCTTGTTCAATTGGTAGAGCAATCTAAGAAAAGAGGGGAATTGAAAATAAG tttgGTGTCATCCATTGTTGATGTTATCAAAAACACGGGAGAAGGGGCATTCAACATTTTCCAGTTTCTACTAAAAAACTGCCAAGAATCAAGTAGCAGAG CTGGTGAGGATGCCAATGCCAGCCAAGCTGAAGTAAAGAAGTCATTTATTCTTGCTATG GAGTTGTTGCTGCACAGGCTTCATCAGTCAGCTGTTCAAAGGCACAGTCTGTTGAACAAAAACAGATCTTCTTCGTTGCACTTAGATTCAAAGCAGATGGAGAGTGAGTTTCTAAAGGAGATGGCCTGTCACTCAAAATACCTGTGCAAGGAAATATTGATGTCTAATGGCAACGA CAGGTCTCCCAACATTTTTCGATTGTTGATCATTATTGCTGTACATAGTGGACAAACCTTAGCTGCAGGAATCCTCAACCAAGTCATGATAAACAGCAGAAATCCAAACAAA CTGGAGGTTTTTGTTCAGATGTATAAGGAATTGGAGCTGTACTATCCACATATCCTTGATGATGTCGTAAAAAGCTGTCTTTCAAGCGTCAAATCACCTGCTGGATCAAGCCTAGCTCAG CTGTTGGGTTTGCTGAGCAATTTCCATCATTTAATGTCGAGTGAAAAGGAAAGTGAGCAGCTGTTTAG GTCTAACTTGTCGTCGTCCCTTCAAAAGCATCATATTGTATTCGTTAATTTGCTGGCTCATTCAAGTTTGGAAGTCTCTTTGAAAACTCTCAACCTAATTATGTCAATGCATAAACCTATGCCAGATAAAGTTTCCACACTGATGAAATTATGCAGCAATTGTGTCGTGTTGTTCTACAAATTGCTACACACACTGGCCAACCAGCATGGCTACCGCAAAACAGTGG AAACCGTGAAGCGCATTAAACTGTGTAGAAAGTTCTTTCTACTTCTTTGTGAGGATGAAAGATGTAGACTTTATTTACTGAGGCTCCTTGTTGAAGGGATTTTGCAAAAG GAACATGTACATTTGTTTGGTGGGATCTCGTCAG GTGAACAGGGTAAACTTGAAACGGGCCTGACGGGGATAAAAGTGTCTCTATTAGAGCGGAACAGCAATCCTCATATCTCATCTCATCTACCTCTCACTCCCTCCTCTGTGTTCTTCAGTGGAATTGTCGGGGACATAGAAAAAAGCAACAGAGCGAAAACACCTGACAGAATCGAG CTTCAATCGTGGCTCCAGACCAGTCAACTGTTCACGGATATGGTTTTCACTCTGTGTTGCATCAGTGATCAAGGTGACAGCGACAATACAAGTGCAACACTTCATCATAAATACGTGGATTCTTTAGCCTTGTTATTAATGGAGATAGTTTGTCCCGATGTTATTCCTATCACATTTGATTGGCCAGACGAGGATAGCCTCAAGTTTACAATCGAACG GGACTTGCGCATAAGGAAAACGTTTGATGAAAATCCAATTTTGTGGGCTCTCATAAGCATTGTTGCTGGAG GTGTGTCATCGTTATCCAAATGCAGTACTCTTATGTCCAGTCTACTCGCGACTGTCATGTCCAACTGGGAGGTTTACAGGGGCACATCAGTCGACCAATCATCTCttcattttgaagtcaattGTTTTATCACTGATATTATGACCAAG GCGAGTTGGTTGCCACCTCCGCTTAGCCGAGTTGGAGCTGTATTTGGTCTTCTTGAGCCCAAAGAAATTTTCACTTTACTTAGTACCATGTGGAGAGTTCTCAAG GAATTCCCACCACCAAGTTCTGCCATGACGCCAGAGGCCACCCGGCAAAGGTGGCAACATG GTGCTGCATTCAAGACACAGAAAGAAGTCGTCAAGGCTATCTTTGTGAATAATATTGAAAAACTTGGTCATCATTATGCTCGAGTATTTGATGAATCATGGTGA
- the LOC137993278 gene encoding integrator complex subunit 5-like isoform X1 gives MADGVSEESKNLKAQLHSFLSGTDESGKALSNVKKTQSAIVLLHSLPCARHAVLEQLCDVFHEAVQKYVVELERQALSGATGHPADLDPELISALKNVNEVVHRFVDNNPTAWAPLICQWSLNLLGQVVTKNNGRRVGVSITMSLSEGLHKWMLFPAVQSLMDIAIHCSAKLVERGQADVCVQCLLQIAMKSSPHLDWVVAHIGSHFHEVFIPKLLSTALKEYTASQYPGSVSGDVSVMTPTMVQVLTYLSLQHSQEIRSNLLALFHESIPCSAKTAINPAEQLATLPFLLHVATLSPNLLKGTIKEFLDALSSEVLVQLVEQSKKRGELKISLVSSIVDVIKNTGEGAFNIFQFLLKNCQESSSRAGEDANASQAEVKKSFILAMELLLHRLHQSAVQRHSLLNKNRSSSLHLDSKQMESEFLKEMACHSKYLCKEILMSNGNDRSPNIFRLLIIIAVHSGQTLAAGILNQVMINSRNPNKLEVFVQMYKELELYYPHILDDVVKSCLSSVKSPAGSSLAQLLGLLSNFHHLMSSEKESEQLFRSNLSSSLQKHHIVFVNLLAHSSLEVSLKTLNLIMSMHKPMPDKVSTLMKLCSNCVVLFYKLLHTLANQHGYRKTVETVKRIKLCRKFFLLLCEDERCRLYLLRLLVEGILQKEHVHLFGGISSGEQGKLETGLTGIKVSLLERNSNPHISSHLPLTPSSVFFSGIVGDIEKSNRAKTPDRIELQSWLQTSQLFTDMVFTLCCISDQGDSDNTSATLHHKYVDSLALLLMEIVCPDVIPITFDWPDEDSLKFTIERDLRIRKTFDENPILWALISIVAGGVSSLSKCSTLMSSLLATVMSNWEVYRGTSVDQSSLHFEVNCFITDIMTKASWLPPPLSRVGAVFGLLEPKEIFTLLSTMWRVLKEFPPPSSAMTPEATRQRWQHGAAFKTQKEVVKAIFVNNIEKLGHHYARVFDESW, from the exons AATTTGAAGGCACAGTTGCACTCATTTTTAAGTGGAACAGATGAGTCAGGGAAAGCGCTGTCAAATGTGAAGAAGACCCAAAGTGCGATTGTGTTGCTTCATTCCCTTCCTTGTGCAAGGCATGCTGTGTTAGAGCAACTATGTGATGTGTTTCATGAAGCAGTTCAGAAATATGTTGTTGAGTTAGAACGGCAAGCATTATCTG GTGCCACAGGACATCCAGCTGATTTGGATCCCGAGTTAATATCAGCCCTTAAAAATGTCAATGAAGTAGTTCACAGATTTGTTGACAATAATCCTACTGCCTGGGCTCCACTTATTTGCCAG TGGTCTTTAAATCTTCTTGGACAAGTTGTTACAAAAAATAATGGGAGAAGAG TAGGTGTCAGCATTACTATGTCACTCAGTGAAGGGCTTCATAAATGGATGTTGTTTCCTGCTGTTCAGAGCTTAATGGATATTGCAATCCACTGCAGTGCAAAACT GGTTGAGCGTGGCCAGGCTGATGTTTGTGTGCAGTGTCTCCTTCAAATAGCAATGAAGAGCTCTCCTCATCTTGACTGGGTTGTTGCTCACATTGG ATCTCATTTTCATGAAGTTTTTATTCCCAAGCTACTGTCCACAGCCCTTAAGGAGTACACAGCAAGCCAGTACCCCGGGAGTGTCAGTGGCGATGTCTCTGTTATGACTCCTACCATGGTGCAAGTCTTGACCTACCTTTCCCTTCAGCATTCCCAAGAAATCAGGAGCAACCTCCTTGCTTTATTTCAT GAAAGTATTCCCTGCTCTGCAAAGACTGCTATTAATCCAGCTGAGCAGCTAGCTACTCTTCCATTTCTTCTGCATGTTGCTACCTTATCACCAAATTTACTAAAGGGGACTATAAAAGAGTTTCTTGATGCCT TGTCTTCAGAAGTTCTTGTTCAATTGGTAGAGCAATCTAAGAAAAGAGGGGAATTGAAAATAAG tttgGTGTCATCCATTGTTGATGTTATCAAAAACACGGGAGAAGGGGCATTCAACATTTTCCAGTTTCTACTAAAAAACTGCCAAGAATCAAGTAGCAGAG CTGGTGAGGATGCCAATGCCAGCCAAGCTGAAGTAAAGAAGTCATTTATTCTTGCTATG GAGTTGTTGCTGCACAGGCTTCATCAGTCAGCTGTTCAAAGGCACAGTCTGTTGAACAAAAACAGATCTTCTTCGTTGCACTTAGATTCAAAGCAGATGGAGAGTGAGTTTCTAAAGGAGATGGCCTGTCACTCAAAATACCTGTGCAAGGAAATATTGATGTCTAATGGCAACGA CAGGTCTCCCAACATTTTTCGATTGTTGATCATTATTGCTGTACATAGTGGACAAACCTTAGCTGCAGGAATCCTCAACCAAGTCATGATAAACAGCAGAAATCCAAACAAA CTGGAGGTTTTTGTTCAGATGTATAAGGAATTGGAGCTGTACTATCCACATATCCTTGATGATGTCGTAAAAAGCTGTCTTTCAAGCGTCAAATCACCTGCTGGATCAAGCCTAGCTCAG CTGTTGGGTTTGCTGAGCAATTTCCATCATTTAATGTCGAGTGAAAAGGAAAGTGAGCAGCTGTTTAG GTCTAACTTGTCGTCGTCCCTTCAAAAGCATCATATTGTATTCGTTAATTTGCTGGCTCATTCAAGTTTGGAAGTCTCTTTGAAAACTCTCAACCTAATTATGTCAATGCATAAACCTATGCCAGATAAAGTTTCCACACTGATGAAATTATGCAGCAATTGTGTCGTGTTGTTCTACAAATTGCTACACACACTGGCCAACCAGCATGGCTACCGCAAAACAGTGG AAACCGTGAAGCGCATTAAACTGTGTAGAAAGTTCTTTCTACTTCTTTGTGAGGATGAAAGATGTAGACTTTATTTACTGAGGCTCCTTGTTGAAGGGATTTTGCAAAAG GAACATGTACATTTGTTTGGTGGGATCTCGTCAG GTGAACAGGGTAAACTTGAAACGGGCCTGACGGGGATAAAAGTGTCTCTATTAGAGCGGAACAGCAATCCTCATATCTCATCTCATCTACCTCTCACTCCCTCCTCTGTGTTCTTCAGTGGAATTGTCGGGGACATAGAAAAAAGCAACAGAGCGAAAACACCTGACAGAATCGAG CTTCAATCGTGGCTCCAGACCAGTCAACTGTTCACGGATATGGTTTTCACTCTGTGTTGCATCAGTGATCAAGGTGACAGCGACAATACAAGTGCAACACTTCATCATAAATACGTGGATTCTTTAGCCTTGTTATTAATGGAGATAGTTTGTCCCGATGTTATTCCTATCACATTTGATTGGCCAGACGAGGATAGCCTCAAGTTTACAATCGAACG GGACTTGCGCATAAGGAAAACGTTTGATGAAAATCCAATTTTGTGGGCTCTCATAAGCATTGTTGCTGGAG GTGTGTCATCGTTATCCAAATGCAGTACTCTTATGTCCAGTCTACTCGCGACTGTCATGTCCAACTGGGAGGTTTACAGGGGCACATCAGTCGACCAATCATCTCttcattttgaagtcaattGTTTTATCACTGATATTATGACCAAG GCGAGTTGGTTGCCACCTCCGCTTAGCCGAGTTGGAGCTGTATTTGGTCTTCTTGAGCCCAAAGAAATTTTCACTTTACTTAGTACCATGTGGAGAGTTCTCAAG GAATTCCCACCACCAAGTTCTGCCATGACGCCAGAGGCCACCCGGCAAAGGTGGCAACATG GTGCTGCATTCAAGACACAGAAAGAAGTCGTCAAGGCTATCTTTGTGAATAATATTGAAAAACTTGGTCATCATTATGCTCGAGTATTTGATGAATCATGGTGA
- the LOC137993278 gene encoding integrator complex subunit 5-like isoform X4, giving the protein MADGVSEESKNLKAQLHSFLSGTDESGKALSNVKKTQSAIVLLHSLPCARHAVLEQLCDVFHEAVQKYVVELERQALSGATGHPADLDPELISALKNVNEVVHRFVDNNPTAWAPLICQWSLNLLGQVVTKNNGRRGVSITMSLSEGLHKWMLFPAVQSLMDIAIHCSAKLVERGQADVCVQCLLQIAMKSSPHLDWVVAHIGSHFHEVFIPKLLSTALKEYTASQYPGSVSGDVSVMTPTMVQVLTYLSLQHSQEIRSNLLALFHESIPCSAKTAINPAEQLATLPFLLHVATLSPNLLKGTIKEFLDALSSEVLVQLVEQSKKRGELKISLVSSIVDVIKNTGEGAFNIFQFLLKNCQESSSRAGEDANASQAEVKKSFILAMELLLHRLHQSAVQRHSLLNKNRSSSLHLDSKQMESEFLKEMACHSKYLCKEILMSNGNESPNIFRLLIIIAVHSGQTLAAGILNQVMINSRNPNKLEVFVQMYKELELYYPHILDDVVKSCLSSVKSPAGSSLAQLLGLLSNFHHLMSSEKESEQLFRSNLSSSLQKHHIVFVNLLAHSSLEVSLKTLNLIMSMHKPMPDKVSTLMKLCSNCVVLFYKLLHTLANQHGYRKTVETVKRIKLCRKFFLLLCEDERCRLYLLRLLVEGILQKEHVHLFGGISSGEQGKLETGLTGIKVSLLERNSNPHISSHLPLTPSSVFFSGIVGDIEKSNRAKTPDRIELQSWLQTSQLFTDMVFTLCCISDQGDSDNTSATLHHKYVDSLALLLMEIVCPDVIPITFDWPDEDSLKFTIERDLRIRKTFDENPILWALISIVAGGVSSLSKCSTLMSSLLATVMSNWEVYRGTSVDQSSLHFEVNCFITDIMTKASWLPPPLSRVGAVFGLLEPKEIFTLLSTMWRVLKEFPPPSSAMTPEATRQRWQHGAAFKTQKEVVKAIFVNNIEKLGHHYARVFDESW; this is encoded by the exons AATTTGAAGGCACAGTTGCACTCATTTTTAAGTGGAACAGATGAGTCAGGGAAAGCGCTGTCAAATGTGAAGAAGACCCAAAGTGCGATTGTGTTGCTTCATTCCCTTCCTTGTGCAAGGCATGCTGTGTTAGAGCAACTATGTGATGTGTTTCATGAAGCAGTTCAGAAATATGTTGTTGAGTTAGAACGGCAAGCATTATCTG GTGCCACAGGACATCCAGCTGATTTGGATCCCGAGTTAATATCAGCCCTTAAAAATGTCAATGAAGTAGTTCACAGATTTGTTGACAATAATCCTACTGCCTGGGCTCCACTTATTTGCCAG TGGTCTTTAAATCTTCTTGGACAAGTTGTTACAAAAAATAATGGGAGAAGAG GTGTCAGCATTACTATGTCACTCAGTGAAGGGCTTCATAAATGGATGTTGTTTCCTGCTGTTCAGAGCTTAATGGATATTGCAATCCACTGCAGTGCAAAACT GGTTGAGCGTGGCCAGGCTGATGTTTGTGTGCAGTGTCTCCTTCAAATAGCAATGAAGAGCTCTCCTCATCTTGACTGGGTTGTTGCTCACATTGG ATCTCATTTTCATGAAGTTTTTATTCCCAAGCTACTGTCCACAGCCCTTAAGGAGTACACAGCAAGCCAGTACCCCGGGAGTGTCAGTGGCGATGTCTCTGTTATGACTCCTACCATGGTGCAAGTCTTGACCTACCTTTCCCTTCAGCATTCCCAAGAAATCAGGAGCAACCTCCTTGCTTTATTTCAT GAAAGTATTCCCTGCTCTGCAAAGACTGCTATTAATCCAGCTGAGCAGCTAGCTACTCTTCCATTTCTTCTGCATGTTGCTACCTTATCACCAAATTTACTAAAGGGGACTATAAAAGAGTTTCTTGATGCCT TGTCTTCAGAAGTTCTTGTTCAATTGGTAGAGCAATCTAAGAAAAGAGGGGAATTGAAAATAAG tttgGTGTCATCCATTGTTGATGTTATCAAAAACACGGGAGAAGGGGCATTCAACATTTTCCAGTTTCTACTAAAAAACTGCCAAGAATCAAGTAGCAGAG CTGGTGAGGATGCCAATGCCAGCCAAGCTGAAGTAAAGAAGTCATTTATTCTTGCTATG GAGTTGTTGCTGCACAGGCTTCATCAGTCAGCTGTTCAAAGGCACAGTCTGTTGAACAAAAACAGATCTTCTTCGTTGCACTTAGATTCAAAGCAGATGGAGAGTGAGTTTCTAAAGGAGATGGCCTGTCACTCAAAATACCTGTGCAAGGAAATATTGATGTCTAATGGCAACGA GTCTCCCAACATTTTTCGATTGTTGATCATTATTGCTGTACATAGTGGACAAACCTTAGCTGCAGGAATCCTCAACCAAGTCATGATAAACAGCAGAAATCCAAACAAA CTGGAGGTTTTTGTTCAGATGTATAAGGAATTGGAGCTGTACTATCCACATATCCTTGATGATGTCGTAAAAAGCTGTCTTTCAAGCGTCAAATCACCTGCTGGATCAAGCCTAGCTCAG CTGTTGGGTTTGCTGAGCAATTTCCATCATTTAATGTCGAGTGAAAAGGAAAGTGAGCAGCTGTTTAG GTCTAACTTGTCGTCGTCCCTTCAAAAGCATCATATTGTATTCGTTAATTTGCTGGCTCATTCAAGTTTGGAAGTCTCTTTGAAAACTCTCAACCTAATTATGTCAATGCATAAACCTATGCCAGATAAAGTTTCCACACTGATGAAATTATGCAGCAATTGTGTCGTGTTGTTCTACAAATTGCTACACACACTGGCCAACCAGCATGGCTACCGCAAAACAGTGG AAACCGTGAAGCGCATTAAACTGTGTAGAAAGTTCTTTCTACTTCTTTGTGAGGATGAAAGATGTAGACTTTATTTACTGAGGCTCCTTGTTGAAGGGATTTTGCAAAAG GAACATGTACATTTGTTTGGTGGGATCTCGTCAG GTGAACAGGGTAAACTTGAAACGGGCCTGACGGGGATAAAAGTGTCTCTATTAGAGCGGAACAGCAATCCTCATATCTCATCTCATCTACCTCTCACTCCCTCCTCTGTGTTCTTCAGTGGAATTGTCGGGGACATAGAAAAAAGCAACAGAGCGAAAACACCTGACAGAATCGAG CTTCAATCGTGGCTCCAGACCAGTCAACTGTTCACGGATATGGTTTTCACTCTGTGTTGCATCAGTGATCAAGGTGACAGCGACAATACAAGTGCAACACTTCATCATAAATACGTGGATTCTTTAGCCTTGTTATTAATGGAGATAGTTTGTCCCGATGTTATTCCTATCACATTTGATTGGCCAGACGAGGATAGCCTCAAGTTTACAATCGAACG GGACTTGCGCATAAGGAAAACGTTTGATGAAAATCCAATTTTGTGGGCTCTCATAAGCATTGTTGCTGGAG GTGTGTCATCGTTATCCAAATGCAGTACTCTTATGTCCAGTCTACTCGCGACTGTCATGTCCAACTGGGAGGTTTACAGGGGCACATCAGTCGACCAATCATCTCttcattttgaagtcaattGTTTTATCACTGATATTATGACCAAG GCGAGTTGGTTGCCACCTCCGCTTAGCCGAGTTGGAGCTGTATTTGGTCTTCTTGAGCCCAAAGAAATTTTCACTTTACTTAGTACCATGTGGAGAGTTCTCAAG GAATTCCCACCACCAAGTTCTGCCATGACGCCAGAGGCCACCCGGCAAAGGTGGCAACATG GTGCTGCATTCAAGACACAGAAAGAAGTCGTCAAGGCTATCTTTGTGAATAATATTGAAAAACTTGGTCATCATTATGCTCGAGTATTTGATGAATCATGGTGA